Genomic segment of Nitrospirota bacterium:
GGCGGGCGGGACCAGGCGTTCGTGTCGCGCGGAACCGAGACGTTCACGGTCGGACGCGGCGACCCCTTGGTCGGCGGCGTGGTGCTCAAAGATCTGACTCCGGCGTACATCGTGCTCCACCACACCGACACCCAGCTCGAACTGACCGTTGCCCTGAGCGGCTCGTAAGCGCTCCGCAGTAAATCCCCCCTACCCCCCTTTTTCAAAGGGGGGACAACAACTGACTCCCCCGGTTTCTGATGGTGAATGTTCCTTCCCCTTCCCCCCCTTGCGGGGGAAGGCGGGATGGGGGGTACGCCTGCTGGTGGCCTGTGCCTCTTGGCGGTGCGGGCCGGGCCGCCTTGCCTTGCGCATTTTCGGACCTCTGCTACATTGAACCGCGTTACGCGCAGGAAGCGGCTCACGTTGATGGCACAGCCTCAACAAAAGCGTAAGAAGATCGGCGAAATGCTGATCGCCGAGGGGTTGCTCACGCAGGAGCAGCTTGAAACTGCCCTCGAGGAGCAACGTCGGCACGGCGGTCGCATCGGTGCGATCTTGAAGAGCCTCGGGTTCGTGACCGAGGAAGGCATCATCAAAACTCTGGGACGCCAAACCGGAATTCCGCACCAGGTCCTGTCCACCGTCATCATCGACTCCGACGTGGTCAAGCTCGTCCCGGAATTGATGGCGCGGCGCCACCAGGCGATCCCGCTTTACAAGAAGGGAAGAGTGCTGACCCTCGCAATGGTCGATCCCCTCAACGTGGTCGCCCTGGACGACGTCGGGCGCGCCACGGGGCTGGAGATCCAGCCGGTGGTGGCGACCGAGCAGGACGTGATGCGCGCGATCGAACGCCAATACGGCATGACGTCGACCATCCAGGAGGCGGTCAAGAACTTGGAGCCGCTGGAGGTGGAAGAGCCGTCCACGGCCGAGGCCGAACGGCTGGCCGAGGATACGCCGGTCGTCAAGTTCGTCACCACCGTCATCACACAAGCGGTCCATGAAGGCGCGAGCGACATCCATATCGAGCCCGACGCGGACGTGTTGCGGGTGCGTCACCGCGTGGACGGCGTGCTCGTGGAGGTGACCACGGCGCCCAAGGGCCTGCAGGGCGGGGTGCTCTCGCGCGTCAAGATCATGGCGGATCTGGATATCTCGGAACGACGCGTGCCGCAGGACGGCCGCATCCAAATGAAAGTGGGCGAGCGCGATATCGATCTCCGCGTGTCCACGTTGCCCACGATCTATGGCGAAAAGGTGGTGCTCCGGATCCTGGACAAGCGCCAAGGCATCGTCAAGCTTCCGGATCTGGGCTTCGCCCCGGGTGCGTTCGAAGTCGTGAAGCGCCTGGTGGCCAGACCCTACGGGCTCTTTCTGGTCACTGGCCCCACCGGGAGCGGGAAAACCACCACGCTGTGCGCGGCATTGAACACGATCAACACCATCGCCCGCAACATCGTGACGATCGAAGACCCGGTCGAATACCAGTTGAAGGTTGTGAATCAAGTCCAGGTCAACGCCAAGGCCGGGGTCACGTTTGCCAACGGTCTGCGGTCCATCCTGCGTCAGGACCCGGACGTGATCATGATCGGCGAAATCCGCGACCGCGAGACCGCCACCATCGCGATCCAGGCCGCGCTGACCGGCCACCTCGTCTTCTCCACGTTGCACACGAACGACGCGCCCAGCGCCGTGGCGCGGTTGATCGACATCGGGGTGGAACCCTACTTGATCGCGTCGTCGTTGATCGGCGTGGTGGCCCAACGGTTGGTCCGCAAAATTTGTCCCACCTGCCGCAAGCCCACCGTGGTGCCGGCCGACGCGTTCGCCGGGATCACCCCGGAAAGCGGGACGTTGTCGCCGGCCAAGGGGGCGGGTTGCTCGGGTTGCCGCAACACCGGGTACAGCGGCCGTATCGGCATTTTCGAATTGTTGACCGTGACCGACGCGTTGCGCGATCTGGTCATCAATCGCGCGCCCGCCACGCTACTCAAGAACACGGCGTTGCAAGGAGGGTTCGTGCCGTTGCGGCAGGCTGGATTGGCCAAAGCTGCGGCCGGGATCACCACGCTCGAAGAGGTCTACCGCGTCACGCAGGAAGCGGATGGCGAGTGACAATTTCCGGCAGATCTATGGAGCACACTTCTCAGTCGGCGCGACGTGTGTACACGCTCGATCAAAAACCTCTTTTTCTTCAAATCGATCAGAGGAATCTGGAAGGACGATCCATAGCACGTCCCTTGCAGAGCGCACCCGCCGATGGCTCTATATCGCTACAAAGCCCGTGATAAGTCGGGGAGTATGATGACCGGAGTCCTCGACTCATCGGGCCGCGACGCCGTTGCGACCCACCTCAGCCAGATCGGGTACCTCCCGGTCCGCATCGAAGAGGCGAGGGGGTGGGACTGGCGAGAGGCGATCAAAAATCTCGAAGAATCGCTCACCCAAGTCACGCCACAGGACAAGATCATCCTGACCAGGCAGATGGCCACGCTGATCGACGCGGGTCTGTCGTTCGTGGCGGTGTTCGACGCGCTGATCGAGCAGACGCCCAACCCCCGGCTCAAAAACATCCTCACTCAGGTCCGACGTGATGTGGAAGGCGGCATGCGATTCTCGGACTCACTCGCCAAACACCCCGCGGTGTTCGAAACGCTCTACGTCAGCATGGTGCGGGCGGGGGAAGAATCCGGAACTCTGGATGAGATGCTTAACCGCTTGGCGTCATTGGCCGAACATGATGCCGAAGTCCGCGCACGAATCAAATCCGCAACGCGTTATCCCAAGATCGTGATCCTAGCGCTAGTGATAGCGTTTGGAGTGATTGCAGGGTTTGTCATGCCCCGCTTCACCGCACTTTACTCACAGTTCAACGCGACGTTGCCGCTTCCCACCCGCATCATGATTGGCATCAGCCACACCGTCCAGTCCTACGGGCTCGTAATGCTAGCCGCGATCGTCGCCGTGTCCGTCGGCGTGTTGTATTACGTCCGATCGGAAACCGGCCGTCCGGTGTGGGATGCCTTCAAACTCAAGCTGCCGATCTTTGGGCCGATCTTTCTCAAGTCGGCACTCTCCAAGTTTGCTCGTGTGTTCGGCACGCTCAACCGCTGTGGATTGCCCGCGCTTCAGGCCTTGGAGATCGTGTCGAAAACCGTCAACAACGTGGCCATCGCTCGGGCGATCGACATGATCCAGGATGGCGCCCGGCAGGGAAAGGGTCTCGTCCAGCCGATGAAAGGCGCCAGGCTCTTTCCGGCCGGCGTACTCCAGATGGTGGCTATTGGAGAAGAAACTGGTCAGCTCGAACCAATGTTGATGAAAGTGTCCGAGTACTACGATCGAGAGGTCGACTACTCGCTGCGGACATTGGCCACGTCCATCGAGCCCATTCTGCTGACAGTCATCGGTGGGGTGGTGCTGTTCCTGGCGTTGGCCGTGATGATGCCGTGGTGGAATCTGATCAACGTGTATCGGGGCGGCGGGGGGTGACACATCGACCGATTCTCGGGACGGGTGTTCGATGCGGCGCTGGTGGTTACCCTCGCCGGGCTGCTTGCTGCGGGAATCTTCCTGTATTTCCCGCCGCTGCTGCGAGCGGCCAGGGAGTCGGCGCTTCAGATGACGCTCGCGAATGTGCGCACCGCGGTCACGCTGTTCCGCATCCGGGAGGGTCGTCTTCCCGGAGACGTGCGCGAGTTGCTCGACCGGGGATATGTAGTGGATGGGCCCCAGGGGCCCTTGTATGTCGGGACGTATCTCACCCATGAACAGCGGGACGTGGAGGGGTTCCCGCTCGATCCATTTGGACATCGGTTTGAGTACGACCCGGTCAAGGGTCGGGTGTGGTCCACAACGCACCGGTATCGGGAGTGGTAGCGGAGTCGTCACAGGAGAACGCTTCGCCACCGGAGGGCAATTCACTAATCGGAAAGGAGTGAACGATGCGGTTGATTCGGAGTGAAAGGGGCTTCACGTTGATCGAGTTAGTGATCGTGCTGGTGATTCTGGGCATCTTGGGTGCGGTAGCAATGCTGGGATACGTCGATCTGAGCGCCCAGGCGCGTGACGCGGCCATCGAAGGGACGTTCGGATCACATTCTTCTCAGCTGGCCATTGCCATCGGTTTGTGTCGAAGCCTCCCGGCCCAAGCCAGCGGGACCGGTGCTTGTAATGGCACAACCGACTTTGCGGGCGACTTCGAAACCACCGTCTACAACGCAGTCGGTGTCACCGGCAGCGAAATTGCGAGAAGCGCGTATGGGACCCCTGCTGCGGGACAATTCAATATCTGCTCGGGTTCAACAGGGAACGGGCGGTTTACGACGGTCACATACAACCCCGCAGCGACTCCACAGCTCGTAAGGGCGGCTATCGCGAACTGGGCCGGGGGATTGACCTGCGCAACGGCTTCGTAAGTCGTATCGGTTAGGTAGCGTGACGCGAGGAGGGAGGGGGTACGCCCCTCCCTCCTGCGTCTGGTGAGTCCAGACGAACGAGGAGGAGCTAAGAATGACACGGCGTCGAAATGAAAAGGGATTCACCCTGATTGAGTTGGTCGTTGTGCTGGTGATTCTGGCCATCCTGGGCGCCGTGGCTATGCTTGGCTACGTTGACCTCAGCACACAGTCGCGCGATGCCGCGCTGGAGGGGACTTTTGGTTCCCATGCATCCCAGTTGGCGATCGCGGT
This window contains:
- a CDS encoding ATPase, T2SS/T4P/T4SS family, with amino-acid sequence MAQPQQKRKKIGEMLIAEGLLTQEQLETALEEQRRHGGRIGAILKSLGFVTEEGIIKTLGRQTGIPHQVLSTVIIDSDVVKLVPELMARRHQAIPLYKKGRVLTLAMVDPLNVVALDDVGRATGLEIQPVVATEQDVMRAIERQYGMTSTIQEAVKNLEPLEVEEPSTAEAERLAEDTPVVKFVTTVITQAVHEGASDIHIEPDADVLRVRHRVDGVLVEVTTAPKGLQGGVLSRVKIMADLDISERRVPQDGRIQMKVGERDIDLRVSTLPTIYGEKVVLRILDKRQGIVKLPDLGFAPGAFEVVKRLVARPYGLFLVTGPTGSGKTTTLCAALNTINTIARNIVTIEDPVEYQLKVVNQVQVNAKAGVTFANGLRSILRQDPDVIMIGEIRDRETATIAIQAALTGHLVFSTLHTNDAPSAVARLIDIGVEPYLIASSLIGVVAQRLVRKICPTCRKPTVVPADAFAGITPESGTLSPAKGAGCSGCRNTGYSGRIGIFELLTVTDALRDLVINRAPATLLKNTALQGGFVPLRQAGLAKAAAGITTLEEVYRVTQEADGE
- a CDS encoding type II secretion system F family protein, which encodes MTGVLDSSGRDAVATHLSQIGYLPVRIEEARGWDWREAIKNLEESLTQVTPQDKIILTRQMATLIDAGLSFVAVFDALIEQTPNPRLKNILTQVRRDVEGGMRFSDSLAKHPAVFETLYVSMVRAGEESGTLDEMLNRLASLAEHDAEVRARIKSATRYPKIVILALVIAFGVIAGFVMPRFTALYSQFNATLPLPTRIMIGISHTVQSYGLVMLAAIVAVSVGVLYYVRSETGRPVWDAFKLKLPIFGPIFLKSALSKFARVFGTLNRCGLPALQALEIVSKTVNNVAIARAIDMIQDGARQGKGLVQPMKGARLFPAGVLQMVAIGEETGQLEPMLMKVSEYYDREVDYSLRTLATSIEPILLTVIGGVVLFLALAVMMPWWNLINVYRGGGG
- a CDS encoding type II secretion system protein, translating into MRLIRSERGFTLIELVIVLVILGILGAVAMLGYVDLSAQARDAAIEGTFGSHSSQLAIAIGLCRSLPAQASGTGACNGTTDFAGDFETTVYNAVGVTGSEIARSAYGTPAAGQFNICSGSTGNGRFTTVTYNPAATPQLVRAAIANWAGGLTCATAS